Proteins encoded by one window of Moorella humiferrea:
- a CDS encoding 4Fe-4S dicluster domain-containing protein: MTSRQKTIYVDTRRCMNCRACETACKLENGLPAGPRWMMVAEVEVTQDGIDKTVFLPMPCLHCGEPACEKACPAGAIYKRPEDGIVLVNKDKCIGCRQCLWACPFGVPQFGLDNKMEKCTLCVHLTSKGLPTACQAACPAEAILVGTVDEISKTLRERYANSSRKMLFEGKYMQA; encoded by the coding sequence ATGACCAGCCGGCAAAAGACTATCTATGTTGATACAAGGCGTTGCATGAACTGCCGTGCTTGCGAAACGGCTTGCAAACTGGAGAACGGTTTGCCGGCCGGACCAAGGTGGATGATGGTTGCCGAAGTGGAAGTTACCCAGGACGGCATTGATAAGACTGTTTTTCTACCCATGCCATGCCTGCATTGCGGGGAACCAGCCTGTGAAAAAGCTTGCCCGGCAGGCGCGATCTATAAGCGACCGGAAGACGGTATAGTCCTGGTTAATAAAGATAAATGCATTGGTTGCCGTCAATGTCTATGGGCCTGCCCCTTCGGCGTCCCGCAGTTCGGGTTGGACAACAAAATGGAAAAATGTACCCTGTGTGTCCACCTTACTTCAAAAGGGTTGCCGACAGCGTGCCAGGCAGCCTGCCCGGCAGAGGCCATCCTGGTCGGGACAGTGGATGAAATTTCTAAGACACTCAGAGAGCGGTATGCTAATAGCAGCAGAAAAATGCTTTTTGAAGGCAAATATATGCAAGCTTAA
- a CDS encoding molybdopterin-containing oxidoreductase family protein, whose protein sequence is MANFTRLHEDLDKYAIARNVPVTVGGKTVIADRVVKTACPHNCYDTCGVLAYVKDEKVIKIAGDPDHPITRGHLCVKGYANVQKINSPERVKYPMIRVGERGEGKFRRVSWDEALDYIVDKLKDIRSRYGGEAFTEYCYSGNREHMAKAVSGRFLNLYGATKLVGSFCLLSGAAGSYYSVGDQHTMSPEIWSEKTELVFLVGRNPSFTNPHIYPFLYRAMERGAKLIVVDPYVTAVASKADLHLQPRPGTDVVLALGMMNHIISRDLHDKEFIAKHTHGFEELLEEVKKMPVEKAAELTGIEADKIRLAAEWYATHKTHTECGYGHQRYSNGHQTQRAYACLAALCGHIGKETGNYNFIDQMGFPAIPGFMNAAKVAVPAGVEIAKTRLLNISTFAAGIHAADNPPIKGVISYRGGLISQQPDVAYTIEALKKLDLFVTIEQFMTDDTDWADVVLPGCHYLEQYGFHPSYWHHYLQVLVPVCQPSYEAVPDIEIWAELGRRMGWEEYFPQGVTGLDYIKAMVPEDLPIDEAVSPRGPLRIPEKWCPRVPYADYKFNTPSGKFEFYSIGMEERGKKFPGDFKPVPYHLEPAESPISTPELYAKYPITLISQHPAFRTHSQYYNLPWIREIEGPPKVFINKDDAAKRGIKEGDKVRIFNDRGELRGVYAKPTIRVKPGTAELSSGMWVKLGANVNVLASRTIGGPRDVGDGIMEEYHPLLDGNTTAYFNTLVQIEKM, encoded by the coding sequence ATGGCTAATTTTACACGCTTACACGAAGACCTGGATAAGTATGCCATTGCGCGTAATGTTCCGGTTACTGTAGGCGGTAAGACGGTAATTGCAGACCGTGTGGTCAAAACCGCTTGTCCTCACAACTGTTATGACACCTGCGGCGTGCTTGCATACGTCAAAGATGAGAAGGTTATAAAAATTGCTGGCGATCCGGACCATCCGATTACGAGAGGACACCTGTGCGTTAAAGGATATGCCAATGTGCAGAAGATAAACAGTCCTGAGCGTGTTAAATACCCCATGATTCGCGTCGGAGAAAGGGGCGAAGGAAAGTTTCGGCGGGTTTCTTGGGATGAAGCACTGGATTATATTGTTGATAAATTGAAAGATATTCGCAGCCGTTATGGCGGCGAGGCTTTTACGGAGTATTGCTATTCAGGCAATCGCGAGCATATGGCAAAAGCTGTTAGCGGCCGCTTCCTTAATTTATACGGGGCAACAAAATTAGTCGGTAGTTTCTGCCTTTTGAGCGGCGCGGCGGGTTCATACTACAGTGTAGGCGATCAGCATACTATGTCCCCGGAGATATGGTCTGAGAAGACAGAACTGGTTTTCCTGGTAGGCAGGAATCCCTCTTTCACCAATCCCCACATTTACCCGTTCCTTTATAGAGCGATGGAGCGGGGTGCCAAGCTAATTGTTGTAGATCCTTACGTAACAGCCGTTGCTTCTAAAGCCGATCTGCACCTGCAGCCGCGCCCTGGTACCGACGTTGTGCTCGCCTTGGGAATGATGAACCACATTATTTCCCGCGATTTGCATGACAAAGAATTTATTGCCAAGCATACCCATGGTTTTGAAGAACTGCTGGAAGAAGTTAAGAAGATGCCTGTAGAAAAAGCAGCAGAACTTACGGGCATCGAGGCCGATAAAATTAGATTAGCTGCAGAGTGGTACGCCACTCATAAGACGCATACTGAATGCGGCTATGGCCATCAGAGGTATTCCAATGGCCATCAGACCCAGCGTGCCTATGCCTGCCTGGCCGCCCTCTGCGGGCATATCGGTAAGGAGACGGGTAATTACAATTTTATTGATCAGATGGGTTTCCCCGCAATTCCGGGCTTTATGAACGCTGCCAAAGTGGCGGTGCCTGCCGGGGTTGAAATTGCCAAGACACGGTTGCTCAACATCAGCACTTTTGCTGCAGGTATACACGCTGCAGACAATCCGCCGATTAAAGGCGTCATATCCTACCGTGGCGGTTTAATTTCGCAGCAGCCAGATGTTGCTTATACAATTGAAGCGCTGAAAAAACTCGATCTGTTTGTAACCATTGAGCAGTTCATGACCGACGATACTGATTGGGCCGACGTGGTCCTGCCCGGATGTCATTATCTCGAGCAATACGGATTCCATCCTTCCTATTGGCATCATTACCTGCAGGTACTTGTACCTGTGTGCCAGCCCAGCTATGAAGCTGTACCTGACATCGAAATTTGGGCTGAACTTGGGCGCCGTATGGGTTGGGAGGAATATTTCCCGCAAGGGGTTACTGGCCTCGATTATATCAAAGCTATGGTTCCCGAAGACCTGCCCATTGACGAAGCTGTATCACCACGGGGTCCATTACGCATTCCTGAAAAGTGGTGCCCGCGGGTGCCTTATGCTGACTACAAGTTCAACACACCAAGTGGCAAATTCGAATTCTATTCTATCGGTATGGAAGAGAGGGGCAAGAAATTCCCGGGCGACTTCAAACCTGTACCCTATCACCTGGAGCCAGCCGAGAGTCCGATTAGCACGCCGGAGTTGTACGCTAAATATCCAATAACCTTAATTTCCCAGCATCCTGCTTTCCGTACCCATTCGCAGTATTACAATCTGCCGTGGATTCGGGAAATTGAGGGACCGCCCAAAGTATTTATCAATAAGGACGACGCCGCCAAGCGCGGGATCAAAGAGGGCGACAAGGTTCGCATTTTTAACGACCGTGGTGAATTGAGAGGCGTTTATGCCAAGCCTACCATTAGGGTTAAACCTGGTACGGCCGAGCTTTCTAGTGGTATGTGGGTGAAGTTGGGCGCTAACGTGAACGTCCTAGCTTCGCGCACCATAGGTGGACCAAGGGATGTTGGCGATGGCATTATGGAAGAATACCATCCCTTGTTGGATGGTAATACGACCGCTTATTTCAATACCTTGGTCCAAATTGAGAAAATGTAG
- a CDS encoding archaemetzincin, translated as MSINLYLYWQAELYPAAGVLGKQIEKVFFLIKSIPVAPLEPPAAGWDTFRGQYDVHFLLEALLAPQGKDLVLWLVSVDIGDPWHSYVFGAAGKQRAIVSTARIENLEDVCKEACHEVGHLLGLQHCRNNCCMRPSWTVRGIQNKPANLCEQCCNLLASLKGGADTD; from the coding sequence ATGTCAATTAATCTATATCTTTACTGGCAGGCAGAATTGTACCCGGCGGCAGGTGTGCTTGGTAAACAAATAGAGAAAGTATTCTTTTTAATAAAGAGCATACCAGTTGCTCCTCTTGAGCCCCCTGCTGCCGGGTGGGACACTTTTCGCGGGCAGTACGATGTTCATTTCCTCCTCGAAGCATTGCTCGCTCCTCAAGGGAAAGATCTGGTCCTGTGGCTGGTGAGTGTGGATATAGGTGATCCATGGCATAGCTATGTCTTTGGAGCGGCAGGAAAACAACGCGCTATTGTTTCTACTGCTCGCATAGAGAATTTAGAAGATGTTTGTAAAGAGGCCTGCCATGAAGTGGGGCACCTCTTGGGCTTACAGCACTGCCGCAATAATTGTTGCATGCGCCCGTCTTGGACTGTACGTGGTATCCAAAACAAACCGGCGAATTTGTGTGAGCAATGCTGCAACTTACTGGCGAGTTTGAAAGGGGGTGCTGACACGGATTAA
- a CDS encoding MFS transporter — MEKKKQILLWMVLSMIIGYLPWYNFSAVLKYISAEFHLNASDTGMIIAAFQAGYVIVVLITGWLADKIGTKRVVLYATLLTGIFATAFVFVVHDKWTVLIMRLLTGCAAGAIYAPGMALLSNWFAPHERGGALGAYTGALTAASAGGYFVAAPIAAAHGWRVGMLWTSVPVFLAFLIILLFVQEKPTQGVQFDGAPGIPTVAPARILPAPEGGYAGPCMITLSYMGHMWELYAFWGWIGPYMVANASVAGMAADAAVKWGGLMAACITLVGAPAVWLLGILADKIGRTKAILLGATCSLIPEFFFGYLIGKPLGLVVLVGLWIGFWVISDSAIYKAGLTDMVSPKIRATILGLQSAVGYSMTIIAPIAFGKILQAYNATTDPTAARIWGPAFLALGVGAIVAPISALILRKLPQARLMTGGKM; from the coding sequence ATGGAAAAGAAAAAGCAAATTTTGTTATGGATGGTTCTATCAATGATCATTGGCTATTTGCCATGGTACAACTTTTCTGCGGTGCTGAAGTACATTTCGGCTGAATTCCATTTAAACGCCTCGGATACGGGCATGATTATTGCTGCTTTTCAAGCCGGGTATGTGATAGTTGTATTAATCACAGGATGGCTCGCCGATAAAATTGGCACAAAGAGGGTCGTACTTTATGCAACCTTGTTAACAGGGATTTTTGCGACTGCGTTTGTCTTCGTTGTCCATGACAAATGGACCGTTTTGATCATGCGGTTACTTACCGGTTGTGCCGCTGGTGCAATTTATGCTCCGGGTATGGCTCTCCTATCCAACTGGTTTGCCCCCCACGAACGGGGTGGGGCTCTCGGTGCCTATACAGGGGCTTTGACTGCAGCCTCTGCGGGCGGTTATTTTGTAGCAGCACCGATTGCGGCGGCCCACGGTTGGCGCGTAGGAATGCTGTGGACGTCAGTGCCGGTTTTCCTTGCTTTTCTCATTATATTACTATTTGTGCAGGAAAAGCCCACCCAGGGTGTTCAGTTTGATGGAGCACCAGGAATACCTACAGTAGCACCAGCTAGAATTTTGCCAGCGCCGGAAGGCGGATACGCTGGTCCCTGCATGATTACTCTCTCCTATATGGGACACATGTGGGAATTGTATGCCTTTTGGGGATGGATTGGTCCTTATATGGTAGCTAATGCCAGTGTTGCGGGTATGGCGGCAGATGCAGCTGTGAAATGGGGCGGGTTAATGGCGGCGTGTATAACCCTTGTTGGGGCGCCGGCCGTCTGGCTGCTTGGGATTCTGGCTGACAAAATAGGACGAACCAAAGCGATTTTACTGGGGGCTACATGTAGCCTGATTCCCGAATTCTTCTTCGGCTATTTAATTGGAAAGCCTCTGGGGCTGGTGGTTTTAGTTGGATTGTGGATAGGTTTTTGGGTGATTTCAGACTCTGCCATATACAAAGCCGGCCTTACTGATATGGTATCGCCCAAAATAAGGGCTACAATACTGGGGCTCCAATCGGCCGTTGGCTACTCGATGACAATTATCGCTCCGATTGCTTTTGGGAAGATATTACAGGCTTACAACGCTACGACCGATCCAACGGCAGCAAGGATTTGGGGACCGGCATTCCTGGCCCTGGGCGTGGGCGCGATAGTTGCTCCTATATCCGCTTTAATTCTAAGAAAACTGCCTCAGGCCAGGTTGATGACCGGAGGCAAAATGTAG
- a CDS encoding CoB--CoM heterodisulfide reductase iron-sulfur subunit B family protein gives MSETIILYPGCLVSYRFPEYEAAAKLLLQHLGYNVTSLPHALCCGSFLEGSTPNWINYTAYNLALAAKMQSPLVTLCGGCTNAFKRVQHMLLAEPQLLSLVNARLARLNLKLEPVVPVQHLIQILLTRHKDLQEMVTRFLPFKVAPVYPCQVFRPGNIMNFDHPLRPSSLLQLITLTGATAQNYSQEYQCCGSSLYMVDPQMAFTMGKIKIESMIASGADFALTACGNCHLLLQRLQSRYHHGIPFPVIFLPQLIGLALGWSPSRMGIANPQLRRLLTNVI, from the coding sequence ATGTCTGAAACAATTATTCTCTACCCCGGGTGTCTGGTTTCCTACCGCTTCCCGGAGTATGAAGCAGCAGCTAAGCTCTTGCTGCAACATCTCGGCTACAATGTGACCAGCCTTCCCCACGCCCTATGCTGCGGCTCTTTTTTAGAAGGCAGCACACCAAACTGGATCAATTACACTGCTTACAATCTGGCTCTGGCAGCAAAAATGCAATCCCCTCTGGTAACGTTGTGTGGTGGTTGTACTAACGCTTTCAAGCGCGTTCAGCACATGTTACTTGCCGAACCGCAGCTTTTGAGCCTGGTAAATGCAAGGCTCGCTCGCTTAAACCTGAAATTAGAACCTGTTGTACCAGTACAACACCTGATTCAAATTTTGCTGACCAGGCATAAAGACCTGCAAGAAATGGTCACGCGCTTTTTGCCTTTTAAAGTCGCGCCTGTATATCCATGCCAGGTATTTAGACCCGGCAATATTATGAACTTCGATCACCCCCTACGACCCAGTTCTCTGCTGCAACTAATCACGCTAACTGGTGCCACCGCCCAAAATTACTCCCAGGAATATCAGTGCTGCGGTTCCAGCCTTTACATGGTAGACCCCCAAATGGCATTCACCATGGGTAAAATAAAAATCGAAAGCATGATTGCCTCTGGTGCCGATTTTGCCCTCACCGCTTGCGGGAACTGCCATCTGCTGCTTCAAAGGCTTCAATCCAGATACCATCATGGCATTCCTTTTCCTGTCATCTTTTTACCGCAACTGATCGGGCTCGCCCTGGGGTGGTCTCCAAGCCGAATGGGCATTGCCAACCCGCAACTGAGGAGGCTCCTTACAAATGTTATCTGA
- a CDS encoding 4Fe-4S dicluster domain-containing protein, translated as MLSDCRHCDACRRVCPVLKLGVPAFPACYETSERSPAVWNCTNCWLCHEACPAGINLWQKKALAQQQCIPPAAIAQGIDNLKATGLVFPFTPELNERRRAYGLEPVKLLDQRKLSLLIS; from the coding sequence ATGTTATCTGATTGTCGCCATTGTGATGCCTGCCGCCGCGTCTGCCCCGTCCTAAAACTAGGAGTGCCCGCTTTTCCAGCTTGTTACGAAACAAGCGAGCGAAGCCCGGCTGTTTGGAACTGTACCAATTGCTGGCTGTGTCATGAAGCCTGCCCTGCCGGAATAAATCTTTGGCAGAAAAAAGCCCTGGCCCAGCAGCAGTGCATACCTCCAGCCGCGATAGCGCAGGGCATCGATAATCTCAAAGCTACGGGCCTCGTCTTCCCTTTTACGCCAGAGCTGAACGAAAGACGCCGGGCTTATGGCCTCGAACCGGTAAAACTGCTAGACCAACGAAAACTGTCGTTACTCATCAGCTAA
- a CDS encoding radical SAM protein translates to MTFQGFDFDTWLSLPTSILLNEAWRVRRQYFDNKIFFSAPGTKGYENEYYRNNRNRFVAISLTGTSCALNCDHCQKKLLHSMLSCTTPEKLLDTVKELQAEGCQGILLSGGADKSGAVPLGPFMEAIKKIKTWGLKIIVHTGLVSEEIIAGLKQADVDQVLVDVIGARETIRDVYHLDYGPEVYQSFLDLCQQYQLEVAPHIVVGLHYGRINGEIEALKMISNAQPRHVVVVVLTPLRGTPMARVTLPSVEKCGRIIALARLANPRAQLSLGCARPAGYERPLLEQFAINAGVNAIAYPSPETIRLAREMALEIEFNDRCCTLADE, encoded by the coding sequence ATGACTTTTCAAGGTTTTGATTTTGATACCTGGTTGTCTCTACCGACAAGTATTTTGTTAAACGAAGCCTGGCGGGTAAGGCGCCAATATTTTGACAACAAGATCTTTTTTTCTGCTCCCGGGACCAAGGGCTATGAAAACGAATACTACCGTAATAATCGTAATCGGTTCGTGGCCATAAGCCTTACTGGTACTAGCTGTGCTTTGAACTGTGATCACTGCCAAAAAAAGCTCCTGCATTCGATGCTTAGCTGCACCACCCCGGAAAAACTGTTGGATACAGTAAAAGAGCTTCAAGCTGAAGGGTGTCAGGGAATTCTTCTGAGCGGTGGCGCGGATAAATCCGGCGCTGTGCCCTTGGGCCCATTTATGGAAGCCATTAAGAAGATCAAAACCTGGGGCCTTAAAATAATTGTGCATACCGGTCTGGTAAGCGAGGAAATTATTGCCGGACTAAAGCAAGCTGACGTTGATCAAGTTTTGGTAGATGTTATTGGGGCGCGAGAAACTATTCGCGATGTATACCACCTTGATTATGGCCCGGAGGTATACCAGAGCTTTTTAGATTTATGCCAGCAATATCAACTAGAGGTAGCTCCCCATATAGTTGTAGGCCTTCACTATGGACGCATAAATGGCGAGATAGAGGCCCTGAAAATGATTAGCAACGCCCAACCCCGGCACGTAGTGGTGGTTGTTCTTACACCGCTGCGGGGTACTCCTATGGCCAGGGTGACCCTGCCGTCGGTGGAAAAATGCGGCCGCATCATTGCCCTGGCCAGGCTAGCTAATCCCCGGGCCCAGCTTTCCCTTGGCTGCGCCCGGCCTGCTGGGTATGAAAGACCGCTGTTAGAGCAATTTGCTATTAATGCAGGCGTTAATGCCATAGCCTATCCCAGCCCCGAGACTATCAGGCTGGCCCGTGAGATGGCGCTTGAAATTGAATTCAATGACCGGTGCTGTACCTTAGCTGATGAGTAA
- a CDS encoding lipoate--protein ligase, which translates to MKKAWRLLDTGLLPAGTNMALDAVLLEAINKRLSRNTLRFLRFFPCVLVGYNQNVYDEIDVEFCRSNGLAINRRLSGGGAILMDPGILGWELVASKDVIDGWGSIEETYRLLCEGCIKALDKLGIKAQFRPHNDIEINGKKISGAGGTELGSAFLFHGTILIDFRLDTMVKALRIPAVKLADKGIHSLRERLTWLSRELAQVPSLDEIKEAVVAGFQEMLGVSFQQEGLSADEQKELEHKLPWYNSDEWIYGHRKAGWQAMGTSSHKAPGGLIRVDLCLDRQRDIISGLLITGDFFAYPPRLIADLEATLKNCRLNALQKRVQAFFAGREYYLPGVTPDDFILAIKAATVSCLQGEDEK; encoded by the coding sequence GTGAAAAAGGCATGGCGCTTGCTGGATACCGGGCTGTTGCCTGCAGGCACAAATATGGCCCTCGATGCCGTCTTGTTAGAGGCAATTAACAAGAGGCTGAGCAGAAACACCCTCAGGTTTTTAAGGTTTTTCCCTTGCGTTTTGGTAGGTTATAACCAGAACGTTTATGATGAGATCGACGTGGAGTTCTGCAGGTCGAATGGCCTGGCTATTAACCGCCGCCTTAGTGGCGGCGGTGCTATATTAATGGATCCAGGAATCCTGGGCTGGGAGCTGGTTGCCAGCAAGGATGTGATAGATGGCTGGGGTTCCATAGAAGAGACCTACCGTTTGCTTTGCGAGGGATGTATAAAAGCTTTAGACAAATTGGGAATTAAAGCCCAGTTCCGCCCGCACAACGATATCGAAATCAACGGTAAAAAGATCAGCGGCGCGGGGGGTACAGAGTTAGGGAGTGCTTTTCTATTTCACGGTACGATTTTAATCGACTTCAGGTTGGACACAATGGTCAAGGCTTTACGCATACCAGCGGTAAAGTTAGCGGACAAAGGGATCCACTCTTTGCGGGAAAGGCTTACCTGGTTGAGTCGGGAACTGGCTCAAGTTCCTTCTTTAGATGAGATAAAAGAGGCTGTAGTCGCCGGATTTCAAGAAATGCTGGGTGTTAGTTTTCAGCAAGAAGGCCTTTCGGCAGATGAACAAAAAGAATTGGAGCACAAGCTGCCGTGGTATAACTCGGACGAATGGATTTATGGCCATAGAAAAGCCGGCTGGCAGGCAATGGGCACATCCAGCCATAAGGCGCCTGGCGGCTTGATAAGGGTGGATTTATGTCTCGACCGGCAGCGAGATATTATTAGCGGACTGCTAATTACAGGCGATTTTTTTGCCTATCCCCCGCGCCTGATCGCTGATTTGGAAGCAACTTTAAAAAATTGCCGCCTTAATGCCCTTCAAAAACGGGTACAGGCTTTTTTCGCCGGCAGGGAATATTATCTCCCTGGTGTTACCCCCGATGATTTTATACTTGCCATTAAAGCCGCAACTGTTTCCTGCTTGCAGGGAGAGGATGAAAAATGA
- a CDS encoding radical SAM protein has protein sequence MQSPKYVKTSLAAAMTLGLKEGVFYREAKLKALNLLLTYEQGCAANCAYCGLARSRSGTPTFIRVTWPVYPLKEVIERSLLVTDQVQRVCVSMITHPRALEDLCRVIQEVKASTPYPVSALITPTLVNSVTALEQIRTSGADRVGIAIDAATEVLFDRHRGHGVQGPHSWNRYWQGVREAVAVFGEKQVGIHLVVGLGETEAEMVQVIQRAEDLGAETHLFSFYPEAGSKLAGRPQPHLGHYRRVQLARYLINKGLTRGRYMQFNEYGQIINFGVSPSLLDQVINGGAPFLTSGCPGSDGTVACNRPYGNERPSQPIRNFPFQPSPGDILEIRTQLNQYEPPVDNEVKMA, from the coding sequence GTGCAGAGCCCAAAATATGTAAAAACCAGCCTGGCTGCAGCCATGACACTTGGCCTGAAAGAAGGGGTATTTTACCGCGAGGCCAAATTAAAAGCTTTAAACTTGCTGTTAACATATGAGCAGGGCTGTGCTGCCAATTGTGCTTATTGCGGCCTGGCGCGCTCACGTTCTGGCACCCCAACCTTTATCCGGGTAACTTGGCCGGTTTACCCATTAAAAGAAGTGATTGAACGCTCTTTATTAGTAACCGATCAAGTGCAACGAGTTTGTGTATCGATGATTACCCATCCGCGCGCTTTGGAGGATCTTTGCCGGGTGATTCAGGAAGTCAAAGCCAGCACCCCATATCCAGTCAGCGCCCTGATTACACCCACGCTGGTCAACAGCGTAACTGCCCTGGAACAAATCCGGACCAGTGGGGCGGATAGGGTGGGAATCGCTATTGATGCAGCAACAGAGGTGCTGTTTGATCGCCATCGTGGCCATGGGGTACAGGGGCCACACAGCTGGAACAGATACTGGCAAGGCGTGAGAGAAGCCGTTGCAGTTTTTGGAGAAAAGCAGGTTGGCATTCATCTAGTTGTTGGCCTTGGAGAAACAGAGGCCGAGATGGTCCAGGTGATCCAGCGAGCCGAAGATCTAGGTGCAGAAACTCATTTATTTTCGTTTTATCCAGAAGCTGGTAGCAAATTAGCCGGTAGACCCCAGCCCCACCTGGGCCATTACCGGCGGGTTCAACTTGCCCGTTATTTGATAAACAAAGGGTTGACCCGGGGGCGATACATGCAGTTTAACGAGTATGGACAAATAATTAATTTCGGTGTTTCGCCATCGTTATTAGACCAGGTGATAAACGGGGGAGCACCCTTTTTAACATCAGGCTGCCCCGGTTCCGATGGTACGGTAGCCTGCAATCGCCCTTATGGCAACGAAAGGCCATCGCAGCCTATTCGTAACTTCCCTTTTCAGCCATCCCCAGGTGATATTCTTGAAATTCGTACCCAGCTGAACCAGTATGAGCCGCCGGTTGATAACGAGGTGAAGATGGCGTGA
- a CDS encoding carboxymuconolactone decarboxylase family protein: MAEELNRAQRILKDFQDGLERAKVAMPKTIQAYMDLEKYAAANYGVFDNKTKELMMLAQGVRTPCKYCIVIHTYNAIQEGATKEEIYEAASVAIPFGGAKTFAYACTYLTEAVEAFWVD; the protein is encoded by the coding sequence ATGGCCGAAGAACTAAATAGGGCCCAGCGTATTTTGAAAGACTTTCAGGATGGGTTGGAGCGGGCCAAGGTTGCCATGCCCAAAACTATTCAGGCCTACATGGATTTGGAAAAATATGCTGCTGCCAATTACGGGGTTTTCGATAATAAAACCAAAGAGCTGATGATGCTGGCGCAGGGTGTAAGAACTCCGTGCAAGTACTGCATTGTTATTCATACTTACAACGCCATTCAGGAAGGCGCTACCAAAGAAGAGATTTACGAAGCAGCAAGCGTTGCGATTCCTTTTGGTGGGGCTAAGACTTTTGCCTATGCCTGCACGTACTTGACCGAAGCAGTCGAAGCTTTTTGGGTAGATTAA
- the gcvH gene encoding glycine cleavage system protein GcvH — MRVDKFNFPDDYYYDKHHFWARVDDDVVVMGMTEYATSMAGELVFVEMVEPGKKVQQDKAFMSIESGKWVGRVYAPVSGQILAINPELEFDPSLVNQDPYGEGWIAKIKPDNLEAELANLLRSDNLREWLEPEIERQKKLQEKKGF; from the coding sequence TTGCGGGTTGACAAATTTAATTTCCCGGATGACTACTATTATGATAAGCATCATTTTTGGGCTCGCGTGGATGATGATGTGGTTGTAATGGGTATGACCGAATATGCTACCAGTATGGCTGGTGAGCTGGTCTTCGTCGAGATGGTTGAACCCGGGAAAAAAGTACAACAGGATAAGGCCTTTATGTCCATAGAATCTGGCAAATGGGTTGGCCGCGTTTATGCCCCAGTGTCAGGACAAATATTAGCTATAAACCCCGAGCTGGAGTTTGACCCTTCGCTGGTAAATCAGGACCCTTATGGTGAGGGATGGATTGCCAAAATCAAACCCGATAACCTTGAAGCGGAACTGGCAAATCTGCTGCGGAGCGATAATTTAAGGGAATGGCTAGAACCTGAAATCGAACGGCAAAAGAAGCTACAAGAGAAAAAAGGCTTTTAA